Genomic window (Bosea vaviloviae):
CTGTTGTCGTCATTGCCGAGCCAGACGGCGGTGACGAGGCGGGCGGTGAAGCCGACGAACCAGGCGTCGCGGAAATCCTGCGTCGTGCCCGATTTGCCGCCGACCTCCCAGCCGGGAATGTTGGCCTTGGTGCCGCTGCCGCTGATCATGACCTCATGGAACATGGTGTTCATCATCGAGAGCGTCTGCGGCTGCACCACGGCGCCGAAACCTGAGCCCTTGCGGGCATAGATCACCTTGCCGGCGGCCGATTTCACCTCGCGGATGACATAGGGCAGCACCGATTGCCCGCCATTGGCGAAGGTGGCATAGGCCGTCGTCAACTCCACCGGCGTGACCTCGGAGGTGCCCAGCGCCAGCGAAAAATTGGGCTGCAGGCTGGACGAGATGCCGAGACGCTGCGCGGTGCGGACCACCTCCTTCGGCGTCACCTCCTGGATGAGCCGGGCGGCGATGGTGTTGAGCGAATGGGCGAAGGCGGTCTGCAGCGTCACCGGGCCGCGATAGCTCCGGGAATAATTCTCCGGCTCCCAGCCCTTGATCGAGACCGGCGAATCGTCGCGGATCGTGTCCGGCGTCAGGCCTTGCTCCAGCGCGGTCAGATAGACGAAGGGCTTGAAGGACGAGCCCGGCTGGCGCTTGGCGGCGGTGGCGCGGTTGAACTGGCTCTTGGTGTAGTCGCGCCCGCCGATCAGCGCCCGTAGCGCCCCGTCCGGCGCCATCGAGACGACCGCGCCCTGGCTGACGCTGAGCTTGCCGCCTTGCGCCGCCAGCGCCTCCACCAGCGTCGTCTCGGCCGAGGCCTGCAGCTTGGTGTCGATCGTCGTCAGCACGGTGACGTCGCCCTCGACTGCGCCGATGAAGTCGTCGAGCACGTCCATGACATAGTCGGCGGCATAATTGACCGAGCCTGCGCCGCTGCGTTCGGCGGCTTCGGCCGGGGCGACCAGCGCGGTCTTGGCCGCGGCCTGCGAGATCAGGCCCTGATCGGCCATCGCCGCGATCACGAGCTGGGCCCGCTTCTCGGCGGCGTCCGGGTTGCGGTTGGGCGCGAGCCGCGAGGGCGCCTGCACGAGGCCAGCCAGCATCGCGGCCTCCGCGATCGTCACCGAGCGCGCCGATTTGTTGAAATAGCGCTGCGCCGCCGCCTCGACGCCATAGGCGCCCGAGCCGAAATAGACCCGGTTGAGGTAGAGTTCGAGAATCTGGTTCTTGGAGTAGGTCCGCTCCAGCCACAGCGCCAGGATCGCCTCCTGGATCTTGCGCGCGGCGGTGCGTTCCTGGGTCAGGAACAGGTTCTTGGCGAGCTGCTGCGTCAGCGTCGAGCCGCCCTGCACGCCGCCGCTGCGGCGCAGGTTATTGACCATGGCGCGGGCCAGGCCGATGGGATCGATGCCAAAATGCTCGTAGAAGCGCCGGTCCTCGATCGCCACGAAGGCCTTGGGCAGATAGGGCGGCACCTCGCCGATCGTGATGGTGCGCCCGCCGGTCTCGCCGCGATTGGCGAGCAATGTGCCGTCGGCGGCGAGGATCGCGATATTGGGCGGTCGCTTCGGCACGGTGAGCTGGTTGATCGGCGGCAATTGCGCGGCGTGATAGGCGATCAGCCCGCCCAGCCCGATGGCGCACCAGAGGCCGAGCACCATGGTCCAGTAGAACAGGCCGCCGAGCAGCGAGCGGCCTTTGCGCTTGCGCCGCCGGCCGCCACCGCCATTGCCGCCACCGCTGCGCTTGTCGCGTCGCGGAGCTTCGCGCCGCTCGTCATAACGGGCGGGCGCGCGGTTGCCGCGCCCAGGGCGATCGTCGTCGGACAGACGCATGTCGAAATCGTCGCGGCTTTCGTCGCGGCCGCGTTCGAATGACGGCTCGCGCCGTTCGCCCCGTCTCGTCCTGTCGTTCATTCCGCCCCGTTCAAGCCTGTCGGCACATTCTCAAAAAGGTAAAGCTGCCCTCGCGTCAAACAGGAGTGAAACATGGCGCTTTTAAGGGGTGGTTAAGCCTGGGGCAGAGGGGCGCGCGTCGCAGCGTCACGTGAACGTGAAGATGTTGCAATCATGCAAGCCTGTATCGCTGCGCGGAGAATATTGCGTCACCTGCGACAATCTGCCTATCAAGCGCAAATTAAGCCTTCGGGTGGTGATGCCTCGATCGATTCTCCGAGTGTCGACGACAATTCCGGATCGACGAAGATTCAATGTCGAAATCGCAAGCTGTACAGAAAGAGAGATACATGCAGGCCCTCAACTCCCTCCAGCGCTATTCGCCCCAGATGCTCGGATTGCTGCGCATCGTCACGGCGCTGATCTTCATCGCCCATGGCACGCAGAAGCTCTTCGGCTTCCCCGTGGCGCCGGCCAGCGGCCTTCCGGCCGCCTTCACGCTGTTCTGGTTCGGCGCGATTCTCGAGGCTTTTGGCGGCCTGCTGCTGCTGGTCGGCTTCCTGACCCGCCCCGTCGCCTTCATCCTCGCGGGCGAGATGGCCTATGCCTACTGGATGTTCCACGCGCCCCGGAGCCTCTACCCGATCGCGAATGGCGGCGACGCCGCGATCCTCTACTGCTTCATCTTCCTCTATCTCGTTGTCGCCGGCGCCGGCGCCTGGAGCGTCGATAACCGCAGCAAGGCCTGATCGAGCCCGCCTCGACCACGCAGAAGACGAAAAAGCCCGCCTTCCCCAGGGAAGGCGGGCTCCTTTTTGTCGGATCGAGCGTAGCCTTCAGACGGAGCCGGCGATCCAGCGCGACAGGTCGCTCTTGGGGGCGGCGCCGACCTTCTGCGAGGCCAGCTTGCCGTCCTTGAACAGCATCAGGGTCGGAATCGAGCGGATGCCGAACTGGGCGGGGATCGCCTGGTTCTCATCGACGTTCATCTTCACGATCTTGACCTTGCCGTTCATCTCGCCGGCGATTTCCTCAAGCGCCGGGCCGATCATGCGGCAGGGACCGCACCATTCCGCCCAGAAATCCACCACGACCGGCTCGGAGGACTTCAGGACATCCGCCTCGAAGCTCGCATCGGTCACTTTGGTCGTCGCCATGGCTTGGTCGCCTTTCACAATCTGTTTGGCAGCAGCGCTGCATTCGCCGTGAAGCTATGAATGCGCAAGGCCCGGGTCAAGGCACGGTCGCAGGCCCTTGAAGCAAGGCTAACCTGCCATTTTCGCCAGGTCTTCCATTTTCGCCAAGTCTGCCATTTGCGCCAAGTCTGCCATTTGCGCCAAGTCTGCCATTTGCGCCAAGACGGCGTCGAGATCATGCCCGTCCGGCTCGAGCGTCGTCAGCGTCGCGGTGTAGATCGCCAGCGCCCGCACGCGGCGGCCGGGATAGATCGCCCCGACAAGCGCGCGATAGACTGCAAGCTGCGCCAGGGTCGTGGGCGGGATCGCGGCCGCATTCGCGGGGGGCCGCGCCGTGGTCTTGAAATCGGCGATCAGGACTTCATCCTGCGTCACCGCGAGCCGGTCTATCTGGCCCGACACCAATCGCCGGGAACCATCCACCAGCGAGATCGCGCCGGTGACCGGCACTTCGGCGAGCGAGCCTTCAGCGAACAGCGCGGCCAGCGCGGGTTCGCGCAGCAAGGCAAGCGCCGCCGTGACGATCCGCGCGCGCCGCTCTGTCGGCAAGCCGCCGCCGCGCGTCGCCGCCAGCGCCTGCGCTGCCGCCTCGCGCCGTGCGGCTTCGACTTCGGGCAGGATCTGCAGCAGCAGATGCGCCAACCGGCCGGCGCTCGCGGCCTGGGCAAGGAAGGGTCCGTCGCCCGGCCGTTCGGTGCCGTCGGCGGCGGAGAGCGCGCTCGACGGCTTCAATGGCGGCGCGGGCTCGTGCTCGCTCGGCGCCGGGCGGCCGAACCAGGCGGGGATCTCGATCGCGCCAGGCGCGTCCAGCGCTTTGGCGGGCTCGGCAGCGCGCGGCGCCGAAACGCGGAAACGCTGGATCACGCCCTGGCCGTCGGGCGCGGCTATGTCCTGCAGGCCCTGTTCGGAGCCGGCGAGCCCGGCTGCGACCATCGCATACCAGCTGCCCTCGGGGGCTTCACCCTTGGGCTGCGCGCCGCAGACGATCAGGCGGTCCTCTGCCCGCGTCAGCGCGACGTAAAGCAGGCGGTGGTGCTCCTCGACCATCTGCTGCACGACCAGCGCCTTGGCGGCTCGCGTCGCCTCCGCATCCTCCGCGCCGGCCGGCGGCCAGAGCGGTACAGGCGCCCCACGCGGCGGGTCGACGGCGAGGATCTTGGGCAAACGCTTGGCGCCGGGTTCGGGCGCGAGATCGGCCAGGATGACGATCTTCGCCTCCAGCCCCTTGGCGCCGTGCACGGTCATGACGCGGACCTCGCCGGCGCTGGCGGAGAGGTCGCGCTTCACATCGGCCGCCGTGCCGGAAATATGCTGCAGGAAACCGGCGAGCGAAGGACCATGGCGGCGCTCATGGTCGAGCGCCGCATTGAGGAAGGCGTCGAGCGCGTCGCCGGCCTCGGCGCCCAGATGCGCCAAGGCCAGATTGCGCCCGCCGCGGGGGCCGAGCAGCCCGGCGAAGAAGTGGAACGGCCCGGAGCGTCCGGCCTCTTCCGCCAGAGCGACCAGCTTGTGCTCGACCGCCGCATAGCGCGGCTCGTTCGCGCCGGCCTCTCGCAGCGCCTCGCGCAGCGAACCGGCACGCTCGGGCGCCAGGCGCAGCAGATCGTCGTCGTCGAGCCCGATCAACGGCGTCTTCAATGCGGTCGCGAGCGTGAGGTCGTCATCGGGCAGCAGCAGCGTCCGCCCGAGCACGATCAGATCCTCGACCGCCGGGTGGTCGGCGAGCGTCAGGCGGTCGCGGCCGGTGACGGGCACGCCTTCATCCTTCAACGCCTTGACGATCGTCTCGAACAGCGCCCCGCGCTGGCGCAGCAGGATCATCACGTCGCCGGGCGCGAAGGGGTGGCCGAGATCGTCCTGCCCGGCCCGGCTCCAGCGGCCGAGCACGCCGGCGATGCGGGAAGCCAGCTTGACGATGCCGCTGCGCCGCTCGGCCGCGTCGACCGGGGTCGTCCAGGCGTCGGGCGGCTCGCCCTGGTCATTGGCGCAGAGCGGCCAGAGATCGACGCAGCCGGGGTCGTTGCGGCGCACCGTGTCATGCGTCTCGGGTCGCAGAGCGCCGTCGAAGACCAGGCCGCGCGCATGGTCGGGTGCGGCGAAGACCGCATCGACGGCTTGCATGATGTCGCTGGTTGAACGGAAGGAGGTGTTGAGGCTGACCGGCTCGAAACGCTGCCCGGCCTCCTCGATGCGTCGGCCGAGCCGCTGGCGCTCATCGCCAAAAGCCTTCGGCATCGCGCCCTGGAAGCCGTAGATCGACTGCTTCTCGTCGCCGACGACGAAGACGGTACGTGGCTTGAGCGCGTCCTCGCCTGCGCCGAGGCCGGTGCTGAACTCCTCGGCGAGCTTGCCCAGGATCGCCCATTGCGCCTCGCTGGTGTCCTGCGCCTCGTCGAGCAGGATGTGGTCGATGCCGGCGTCGAGCTTGTAGAGTACCCAGGTCGCCTCGACACGGGAGAGCAGCGAGCGTGTCTTGGCGATCAGGTCGTCATAGTCGAGCAGTGAGCGCTCGTTCTTCAAACGCTGATAGGAGGCGAGCATCCGCGTCACCAGCAGCGCCAAGGCATGGCTGCGGTCGCGAATGGCAATGGCGTTGAGCTGGTCGCTCGCCGCGAGCACACCGGCTGCGAGGCTTTCCAGCACCGAGAGCAGATCCGGCTCGAATTCGGATTTGCCCTTGCCGCGGATATTGGCGTTGATGCTGCCGGCCTCGGTGATGAAGCCGCGCCGGCACTGGGCGACCGGGTCGCTGTCGCCTTGTCCGGCGAGCAGCACGCGCAGGTTCGCGGCGAAAAGCTGCCGCGTCGCGCTGCCTGCTTCCAGCCCAGCGATCAGGCGCGGCAGCCCGCCCAGCCCGGCGAGCGTCCGGCGGAAGGAGGCCTGCACCTCCTCAGTGGTCAGATCGGGGGCGATGCGCAGGAAGGCCGCCATGCCGTTGCGCATCTGGCCGGCGTCTCGTGCCCGGCCTTGCGCATCGCTGAACAAGGCGCGCTGGCGCAGCGCCTCCTGCATCATCGCATCGAATGTGTCCTGCGCCGCCTGCCGGGCGAGCAGGCCGAGCGCCTTGGCCTCGGCGCCTTCCGGATCGGCTGCGACCAGCGTCAGCAAGGCGCGCCGCGCATCGCGCAGCATCTCGGCCTGGGCCAGATCATCCGCGACCTCGAAGCGCGGCGGCACATTCGCCTCGAAGGGGGCCGATTGCAGCACCCGCGTGCAGAAGGCGTGAATGGTCTCGATCTTCAGGCCGCCCGGCGTCTCCAGCGCCTGCGCGAAGAGCCGCCGGGCCGTTGCGCGCTGGTCTGGGGACGAGGTTTTCCCGGTCAGCGCCGTGAGCAGCTCCGCCAAGTGGGCATCGGGCATGGTCGCCCATTCCGAGAGCGCCTTGAAGATGCGGTTCGCCATATTGGCGGCGGCCGCCTTGGTATAAGTGATGCAGAGCATGCGGCCGGGCTCGACGCCGTCGAGCAGCAATCGCAGCACGCGGTTGACCAGCACATAGGTCTTGCCCGAGCCGGCATTGGCCGAGACCCAGGCGCTGAGGCGCGGGTTGGCGGCGAGCGCCTGCCTTTGCTGCGTCAGCGGCGGAATCTGGGGTGCCGACCTCATGCCTCGCCCCCCTCATCCTCGCTGGAGGCGGCCGACCATTCCTTGACGCGGGCGAGCTGGTCGTAGGGGCTGGCATATTTGATGTAGTCGGGCGCGCGCCGCGAGACGAAGGCTTCGCGCCCGCTGCGCAGCGCGTCGAGATGCTGCAGCAGGCGCTCGAGATGGCGCGCGGCGACATCGGCCAAAGGCTCGCCGTCGAAATCGAGCGGCCTATCCTTGGCCCAGGCCTTCGGATCATGATGCAGCTTGAGATAGAGCAGCGCCTCGACCGGCGTCGGACCGATCAGGTCGCGGAAGCCGGCGCGGGCCGCGAGCTCCGCTTCCAGCGTCAATTGCGGCGCGAAACCCTTCTCGACCTGCGCCTTGCTCGGCGGCGCGCCGGTCTTGAAGTCGATGATCCTGAGCTTCGGCTCATGCGTCACCTCGATGCGATCGGCCCGGCCGCTCAAGCGCAGTTCGGCACCGTCAGCGAGGGTGAAGGCGAAGCCCGTGCCGCGCTCCACGGCGACGCGCGCCAAGGTCCCGCGCCGCCTCTCCTCCCAGGCGATGAAATGGTCCGCCGTGAGCAGGAAGCGCGGCCACCAGAAGGCGCGCACCTCCGGGGTATCAGCAAAATCCTCGAACAGCCGGTCTGCGATGGCGATCAGGCGGCCGAGCGCATCGGCCGGCAATTGCTCGGGATAGGTCTGCGCGAAGGTCGCGACGATGTCGTGCAGCAGGCTGCCGCGATCGGCGGCTGTGGGATCCTCGATCAAGGGGTCGAGCGCGTCGAGCTTCAGGATCTTGCGGGCATGGATCTGATAGGGGTCGCGATAGAGCGTCTCGACATCGGTGACGCTGAGCGACAGCGGCTGGAGATGCCGCGCCGGCTTCGGCGCGGGCCGTCCCGTCGACCGCACTGGCGAGGGCGCGCTGAGCTGGTCCGCCAGCGCAATCAATCGATTGCCGGCCGCGCTCGCCCGGCTCCAGGCCGGCGGTGGCGTCACCGCTTTCAGCCGCAGCCAGAAGCGCGAGGCGATGGTCTCGGATTCGCCGGCCTTGCGCGCCCGCGTCAGCGTCACCTGCCTTGCCATCAGCGCCTGAACGAAATCATGCGCGGTCTGGCCGATCCTCCGCTCCGGCTGCGACAGCTTGAGCTCGGTCCGCATCGGCCGGTTGATGAAGGAATCCGTCTTCGTCTCCGGCGGCCAGACCAGCTCGTTCAGCCCGCCGAGCACGATATGGTCGGCTTCGAGCAGGCGGGCTTCGAGCAGGCCCCAGATTTTGACGCGCGGATGGCCGCCGCCCGACCGCCTGACCACGCGCTCCGCCAGCAGCCCGTCGAGGATCGCGATGAAGTCCTGTGCCCGCCCGCCTGCGGGCATGTCGGCTTCGGCACCAGTGAGATCGTCGAAGAGCCCGGCCAGCGCCTCGCCATCCGCACCCGCGAAGGCGAGCGTGTTTCCGTCCGGATCGCGGGCAAAAGCTTCGATCGCGGATTTTGCCGCGGCAGTGGTGGCGGCGAGCGAGGCGTCCGGCGCTCGCAATGTGTCGATCAGCGGGCCGAGCGCCACACAGAGTGCGTCGAGGAGCTGAGTGGCAGCGGCCTGATCCTCGGGCTTGAGCCGCCGGCGCGGGCCTGGCGCGTGCGATTCCAGCTTGAGCCCCTCCAGGCCGGCCAGGGCGATGCGCAGACCGTCCAGCCCCTTGGCCACCGAGACGCCGCGCCAGCTGCCGATCTCCAGCGCGGCCGCCCCGCGCGCAACAGCCTCGGGCGTCAGCCCCAGCCGGCAGAGCGGATGCGCCAGCAGGGCGACCAGGCTCGCCGGGCTCGCCTGCGTCAAAGCGGCCTCCAGGATCAATCGCAGCAGCGCGCCAGCCGGCCAGCGCGCCAGCGGCAGGCCGGCGGAATCGTCGATCTCGATGCCCCAGCGCCGCAGCTCGACGCCGACACGCTCGGCCAGCCCGCGATCGGGCGTGATCAAAGCCGCCTGCCGACCCGGCTCCTCGAGCGTCTCGCGCAGGGCGATCGCGACAGCCAGCGCCTCCTCGCGCTCGGCCGAGGCCTCGACGATGCGCAGATCGCGAAAACCGGCTTCGGAGCTCGCAACGCTGATGCGGTCGGCCAGATCGGCCCAGGCCTCGGTCACCGAGGCCGGCAGCAGGGCCTCGCGCAGCAGGATCTCCCGGCTCGCACGGCAGGCGTCGGGCTCGGCCAATGAGCGGACATCAGCGCGGGTGGCTTCGAGAATCTGCATGAGATGATGCAGCGCTGCCTGCGGATGCGACGGTGCAGGCTCGGTCTCGATCGCGCTCCAGGCTCTTTCCGGCAAGGCGAGATCGAGGCCCGGCAGCACGACCGCGCCATTGGGCAGGCGCGCGATGGCCGCGAGCAGTCGCGCCGTCGCCGGGATCGTGCCGGTCGAGCCTGCGGCGATGATCGGCCCCGTCGCGCCGCCGGCGAGCAGTCGCTCCCGTTCGGCCGCGAGCATGGCGTTGCGGAAGGCGGCCGGGTCGCAGGCGTTGCGCTCGGCAAGGATCGCCGGCCAGGCCTCGCCCAGGATCGCCAGGAAGCTGGCGTTGAGCTGCCAGATCTTGTCGAAGCGTGTCGCATCCAGCGTCCGCAGCCGCTCGACCGGGACGCCCTCGGTCTGCAATTGGTCGAGCAGCGCGGCGAGGTCGCCGGCAAGCCCGTAAGCCTCGGCGAGGGTGGCCGGGACAAGCGATGGCTCAGCCGGATCGAGCTTGAGATGGCTGCGATTGGCTGATTTGCCCCAGGCGTCGACCAGCCGCGTCAAGAGCATGCGCCTGACCAGCGGGTCGATCGGCGCGACGCGCTCATCCGTCCAGGCGCCGGCGCCGATCAGGGCGGTCTCGGCCTCATCGACATCGCCGAGCGGCACGATCCGCGGCAGCAGCAGCGGCTGGCCGCCGAGCTTGTCCGAAAGGCTGGCGGCGAAGGCCCGCGCGGCCCGGCGTGTCGGCAGATAGAGCGTCGCGCGCGCCATTGCGGCGGGGTCGTCGGGGTCGTGGATCCTGCCGAAGCGGCCATCCAGCATCGCCTGCGCCAGCACCTCCAGAAAGGGTGCACCGGCGGGAATGCTGAAGAGGTTGAGTTCAGGCATCGAGCGCCTGCGCCGCCGCAAGGGCGGCTTCGGCGGGCGCGATCTCATGCGGTGCGCCGATATGCAGCCATTGCCCTTCGAGCACATGGCCGAAGAGCCGGCCCGTGGCGATGGCGCGGTCGAACAGCAGGTTGAGCGAAAACGACCCGTCCGGCGTCTCGGCGAAGAAAGCAGGCGTCAACACGGAGACGCCCGCGAAGATATAGGGGGCGCTCGCAGCCTGGCTGCGCCGGGTCAGACGCCCGGCATCGTCGCTGAAGAAATCTCCGGCTCCTGTGAAGCCCACGCTGGTCTCGCGCTGGGCCAGGAGAAGCAGCATGTCCATGCGCGCCGGATCCCAGGCCTGCGCCATCGCCGCGAGATTGGAGATGCCGGTCTCGCTCCAGAGCGTATCCGAATTGACGCTGAAGAACGGCCCGTCGCCGAGCAGCGGCAGCGCCTTCTTGGTGCCGCCTCCCGTTTCCAGCAGCGCGGCCCGCTCATCGGAGATCACGATCCGGGGGCTCGTTCTCCCGGCGACATGCGTCTCGATCTGCCCGGCGAGGTGGTGGACATTGACGACCACCTCCTCGACCCCGGCCTCGGCCAGCCGGTCGAGCGCATGATCGAGCATTGCTTTGCCGCCGATCCTGACCAGCGGCTTGGGCAGCGTATCCGTGATCGGCCGCATGCGCTGGCCCAGCCCGGCCGCCAGAACCATGGCCCGGCGGATTGGTGGCGATGCGGCTTCCGTCACGCGAATCTCCTGAGCGGGGCGAATCTGCGCGATCCATAGCGCGTCATGGCTGGGCTTGTCCCGACCATGACGGCGCAAGCCGAATTCAGTTCGCCGCAAACAGCTTCGGCAGATGCGCCTGATACCAGCCCTTGAGCTCTTCGAGCGCGGGATGCTCGAGATTGCGGCGCAGATAGGCTTCGATTCGCGGGAGGTGCTCGAGATAGGCGGGCTTGCCGTCGCGCCGGTCGAGCCGGGCGAAGATGCCGGCGATCTTGGTGTTGCGTTGCGCGCCGAGGATCGCATAGGCGCGGGCGAAGCCGGCGAGATCGAAAGCGGGATCGTCGCCGCGCCGCGCCGCGCCATAGGCCGCGAGCAGTCGCAGCTCCAGGGCGGCGGGCACGTCGACGCGCGCATCCTGCCCCAATGAGACGAGGTCATAGGCCGGGTGCCCGAGCACCGCGTCCTGGAAATCGATCAATCCGAGCTGGGCAAGCCCCTGGCGCTTCGGCAGCCAGATCAGGTTGGGCGAATGGAAATCCCGCAAGGTCCAGGTCGAAGGCGCTTCCAGGATCTCGTCGAAGAGCCGGCCCCAGATTCGCGCGAATTCGGCCTGCGTCACCGCCGGCAGGGTCACGCCGGCGATATGGGGTGCGTACCATTCCAGGATCAGTTCGGTCTCGATCGCCAGCGCGCCGCGGTCGTAATCGGGCACGATATGGTCGCGGCCCTCAGCGACGGGCAGGATCGTCGGCAAGGTATGGCGGTGCAAATCGGCGAGCAGGCGGGCCGCAGCCTCGTAGCGCTCCGGGATCGGGCCGTCCGCGTCGAGCACGCCCTCCTCGCCGAGATCCTCGATCAGCAGCAGCCCGGTCGAGAGATCCTGCGCCAGGATTTCCGGCGCGGAATAGCCCAGCGAATGCAGGCCGCGATCCATCGCCACGAAGGCGTCGATGGTCTCGGCCAGATGCGCGATGGCGCTGTAGGGCTTGCCTTGCCGGATGGCGGGGCCGTCCGGACGCGGCGGCGAGATCATCAGGATCGCGCTTTCGCCATTGCTGCGCACCAAGCGCTCATAGGCGCGGCTGGAGGCGTCGCCTTGCATGAAGTCGCGTTGCGCGTCGCCCCAGCCGGCATCGTCGAGCATATGCCGCGTCGCGATCGCGATGCTGAGCCGCTGCCGCCAGAGCACGCCGCCGGCAAGCGTCGCGATGCGGCCCGTCTCGGGGTTTCTCGG
Coding sequences:
- the tsaE gene encoding tRNA (adenosine(37)-N6)-threonylcarbamoyltransferase complex ATPase subunit type 1 TsaE gives rise to the protein MSEELVKSGAHRLLLVDEAATARLAADLAAILKPGDIVALSGHLGAGKSALARAILRELAGDPALEAPSPTFTLVQSYDTPRGAVLHADLYRVRSPDELDDIGLIEDLERIVTLVEWPDRAGTRLPAGRRLDIVLDVDPRNPETGRIATLAGGVLWRQRLSIAIATRHMLDDAGWGDAQRDFMQGDASSRAYERLVRSNGESAILMISPPRPDGPAIRQGKPYSAIAHLAETIDAFVAMDRGLHSLGYSAPEILAQDLSTGLLLIEDLGEEGVLDADGPIPERYEAAARLLADLHRHTLPTILPVAEGRDHIVPDYDRGALAIETELILEWYAPHIAGVTLPAVTQAEFARIWGRLFDEILEAPSTWTLRDFHSPNLIWLPKRQGLAQLGLIDFQDAVLGHPAYDLVSLGQDARVDVPAALELRLLAAYGAARRGDDPAFDLAGFARAYAILGAQRNTKIAGIFARLDRRDGKPAYLEHLPRIEAYLRRNLEHPALEELKGWYQAHLPKLFAAN